From a single Fusobacterium pseudoperiodonticum genomic region:
- a CDS encoding prenyltransferase, producing MKNNNLTLKLALQLAAPHTWIASIGPVIFGILFCKLEKYPLSFEKSILLILASISMQSSVNTLNDYVDFIKGNDSEKDYVEESDAVLIYNSVPPKQVLILGIIYLVLGAMLGIVACRESGFLPLVIGSIGGIIIFLYSGGPYPISYLPIGELVSGFVMGILIPLGVVAVSDGKLHKEIFLHALPLMIGIGLIMMTNNGCDIEKDLEAKRWTLAVLLGRKNIKNLYYILIVIWLLMISFLAIWLLGIVGLITPVLILFEYRCFKFLITSELLAYKRVEQMKNIVKANIIVNMAYFTAILMKIIIEMR from the coding sequence ATGAAAAATAATAATCTTACATTAAAATTAGCACTCCAATTAGCAGCTCCTCATACTTGGATTGCTTCAATTGGACCTGTTATTTTTGGAATATTATTTTGTAAGTTAGAAAAATATCCTTTAAGTTTTGAGAAAAGTATTTTACTAATTTTAGCTTCTATCTCAATGCAATCCTCTGTCAATACTCTTAACGATTATGTAGATTTTATCAAAGGAAATGACAGTGAAAAGGATTATGTAGAAGAAAGTGATGCAGTCCTAATCTATAATTCAGTTCCTCCTAAGCAAGTTCTTATTCTTGGGATTATATATTTAGTCTTAGGGGCTATGTTAGGAATAGTTGCTTGTAGAGAAAGCGGATTTTTACCATTAGTTATTGGGAGTATTGGTGGAATCATTATCTTTCTCTATTCAGGTGGACCTTATCCAATTTCTTATCTTCCAATAGGTGAACTTGTTTCAGGTTTTGTCATGGGAATTTTAATTCCTCTAGGAGTAGTAGCTGTATCTGATGGAAAATTACATAAGGAAATTTTTCTACATGCTCTTCCACTGATGATAGGAATTGGATTAATTATGATGACTAATAATGGCTGTGATATTGAAAAAGATTTAGAAGCAAAAAGATGGACATTAGCAGTACTTCTTGGAAGAAAAAATATAAAAAATCTTTATTATATCTTAATTGTGATTTGGTTATTAATGATAAGTTTTTTAGCTATTTGGTTATTAGGAATAGTAGGACTTATCACTCCTGTACTCATTTTATTTGAATATAGATGTTTCAAATTTCTTATAACATCTGAGTTATTAGCTTATAAAAGAGTAGAACAAATGAAAAATATTGTAAAAGCAAATATAATTGTAAATATGGCCTATTTTACTGCTATTTTAATGAAAATAATTATAGAGATGAGATAA
- a CDS encoding ubiquinone/menaquinone biosynthesis methyltransferase, whose product MNNEEKSKYVHDVFENIHNQYDKANNRISFGLQKKWKEDLVNKILEDTPKNGKVLDVCCGTGDISISLAEKRGDLSITGVDFSSAMLNEAVKKSENLNIVWQKADALSLPFEDSSFSVATISFGLRNTVDYEKVLKEMIRVVKKDGYIYCLDSFVPDNMWIQPFYKMYFKYIMPLFGGGKKYYKEYVWLYESTEQFLKKKELISLYEKLALKEIKYCSKMCGACLIIQGKK is encoded by the coding sequence ATGAATAATGAAGAAAAATCAAAATATGTACATGATGTCTTTGAAAATATACATAATCAATATGATAAAGCAAATAATAGGATTAGCTTTGGTTTACAAAAAAAATGGAAAGAGGATCTAGTTAATAAAATACTTGAAGATACTCCTAAAAATGGAAAAGTTTTAGATGTATGTTGTGGAACTGGTGATATCTCAATTAGTTTGGCTGAAAAAAGAGGAGACCTAAGTATCACAGGAGTAGATTTTTCTTCTGCAATGTTAAATGAGGCAGTAAAGAAAAGTGAAAATTTAAATATTGTATGGCAGAAAGCAGATGCACTATCTTTACCTTTTGAAGATTCTAGTTTTTCGGTTGCTACTATTTCTTTTGGCTTAAGAAATACAGTAGATTATGAAAAAGTCTTAAAAGAAATGATAAGAGTAGTGAAAAAAGATGGCTATATATATTGCTTAGATTCTTTTGTTCCTGACAATATGTGGATACAACCTTTTTATAAAATGTATTTTAAATATATTATGCCATTATTTGGTGGAGGGAAAAAATATTACAAGGAATATGTTTGGTTATATGAATCAACAGAGCAATTTCTTAAAAAGAAAGAATTGATTTCTTTGTATGAAAAACTTGCTTTAAAAGAGATAAAATATTGCAGTAAAATGTGTGGAGCTTGTTTAATTATTCAAGGAAAAAAGTAA
- a CDS encoding FAD-dependent oxidoreductase, whose protein sequence is MSEEKFDAIIVGGGLAGCSAAIVLANAGLSVLVVERGDFCGAKNMTGGRLYGHSLEKIIPNFAEEAPIERKITREKISLMTEDGSFDIGFGSKKLSSNNENASYTVLRSTFDRWLASKAEEAGAEIIPGILVDELIVEDGKVVGVSATGEELYADVVILADGVNSLLAQNIGMKKELEPHQVAVGAKEVIQLGEDVINQRFAVNNGEGVAWLSCGDPTLGGFGGGLLYTNKDSVSIGVVATLSDIGHSDLSINQLLDRFKEHPAIAPYLEGGTSIEYSGHLVPEEGIHMLPELYRDGVLITGDAAGFCVNLGFTVRGMDFAIESGRLAAETVIKAHEIGDFSATTLSNYRRVLDYSFIMKDLNRYKGFPTVLGRREVFEELPAMVDDIATKAFTVDGKEGKGLMMHVIHSVAEHTTAAKLVEFVTTVLEAF, encoded by the coding sequence ATGAGCGAAGAAAAATTTGATGCCATAATCGTAGGTGGCGGTTTGGCAGGATGCTCTGCAGCTATTGTTCTTGCAAATGCAGGGCTTTCTGTCCTTGTAGTGGAACGGGGAGATTTTTGTGGAGCAAAAAATATGACAGGTGGACGTCTTTATGGACATAGTCTTGAAAAAATTATTCCAAACTTTGCAGAAGAAGCTCCAATTGAAAGAAAGATTACAAGAGAAAAGATTTCTTTAATGACAGAAGATGGTTCTTTTGATATAGGTTTTGGTTCAAAAAAATTAAGCTCAAACAATGAAAATGCTTCTTATACAGTGCTTCGTTCTACATTTGATAGATGGCTGGCTTCAAAAGCAGAAGAAGCAGGGGCAGAAATTATTCCTGGAATTTTAGTTGATGAATTAATTGTTGAAGATGGAAAAGTGGTAGGAGTTTCTGCAACAGGAGAAGAACTATATGCAGATGTGGTTATTCTTGCCGATGGAGTAAATTCTCTTTTAGCACAAAATATAGGTATGAAAAAAGAATTAGAACCTCATCAAGTTGCTGTTGGAGCAAAAGAAGTTATACAATTAGGTGAGGATGTAATTAATCAGCGTTTTGCTGTAAATAATGGGGAAGGTGTAGCATGGCTTTCATGTGGAGATCCTACTTTAGGAGGCTTTGGAGGGGGATTGTTATATACTAATAAAGACAGTGTATCTATTGGAGTTGTTGCAACTTTGAGTGATATTGGTCATAGTGATTTATCAATTAATCAATTATTGGATAGATTTAAAGAACATCCTGCAATTGCTCCTTATTTAGAAGGAGGAACCTCTATAGAATATTCAGGGCATTTAGTTCCTGAAGAAGGGATACATATGCTTCCTGAACTATACAGAGATGGAGTTTTAATAACAGGAGATGCAGCAGGTTTTTGTGTAAATTTAGGTTTTACAGTACGTGGAATGGATTTTGCAATTGAATCAGGAAGATTGGCGGCTGAAACAGTTATCAAAGCACATGAAATTGGAGATTTTAGTGCTACTACACTATCTAATTATAGGAGGGTTCTAGATTATAGTTTCATTATGAAAGATTTAAATCGATATAAAGGTTTCCCTACTGTACTTGGAAGAAGAGAAGTTTTTGAAGAACTTCCTGCAATGGTTGATGATATTGCTACAAAAGCATTTACAGTAGATGGAAAAGAAGGAAAAGGCTTGATGATGCATGTTATTCACTCTGTGGCTGAACATACCACAGCAGCAAAACTTGTAGAGTTCGTTACTACAGTATTGGAGGCGTTTTAA
- a CDS encoding ferredoxin family protein has protein sequence MKKMKIEDKLALNVFHVDEENSHIEVDKTFTDEAEIKKLLLACPAECYKFIDGKLSFSHLGCLECGTCRVLSHGKIVKSWKYPIGEVGVTFRQG, from the coding sequence ATGAAAAAAATGAAAATAGAAGATAAACTTGCATTAAATGTTTTTCATGTTGATGAAGAAAATTCTCATATTGAGGTAGATAAAACTTTTACAGATGAAGCAGAAATAAAAAAATTACTTTTAGCCTGTCCCGCAGAATGCTATAAATTTATTGATGGGAAATTAAGTTTTAGTCACTTAGGTTGTTTAGAATGTGGAACTTGTAGAGTGTTATCACATGGAAAAATTGTAAAATCTTGGAAGTACCCAATAGGAGAAGTTGGAGTTACTTTTAGACAAGGTTAA
- a CDS encoding aminotransferase class IV, producing the protein MLIELDDGFSFGLGLFETILLYKGKAVFLNEHLVRINQSIIDLDLNIDKLEKDEVYRYLETNKSELEHEVLKIVLTEKNRLFIKRAYTYTDEDYKRAFSLNISKVQRNESSIFTFHKTLNYADNIFEKKKSKKLGYDEPIFLNSRSLVTEGATSNIFIIVNNEIYTPKLSSGLLNGIIRQYIISNYPVIETDIDLEFLNKADEIFLTNSLFGIMPVSSLENKKLKSQKISREILSKYLTIISEN; encoded by the coding sequence ATGCTAATAGAATTAGATGATGGCTTCAGCTTTGGCTTAGGTCTTTTTGAAACTATCCTATTATATAAAGGAAAAGCTGTATTTTTAAATGAGCATTTAGTCAGAATAAATCAATCTATAATAGACTTGGATTTGAATATAGATAAACTTGAAAAAGATGAAGTTTATAGGTACTTAGAAACTAATAAATCTGAGCTTGAACATGAAGTTTTGAAAATAGTTTTAACTGAAAAAAATAGACTTTTTATAAAAAGAGCATATACGTATACAGATGAAGATTATAAAAGGGCTTTTAGCCTAAATATTTCTAAAGTCCAAAGAAATGAAAGCTCTATTTTCACTTTCCATAAAACTTTAAACTATGCTGATAATATTTTTGAAAAGAAAAAAAGTAAAAAACTTGGCTATGATGAGCCTATATTTCTAAATTCTAGAAGCTTAGTTACTGAGGGAGCCACAAGCAATATATTTATAATTGTCAATAATGAGATATATACTCCAAAATTATCTTCAGGGCTTTTAAATGGAATTATTAGGCAATATATAATTTCAAATTATCCTGTCATTGAAACAGATATAGATCTAGAATTTTTAAATAAGGCAGATGAAATTTTCTTAACAAATTCATTATTTGGTATTATGCCTGTTAGTAGTTTAGAGAATAAAAAACTAAAATCACAAAAAATTTCGAGAGAGATTTTATCTAAATACTTAACAATCATTAGCGAGAACTAA
- the pabB gene encoding aminodeoxychorismate synthase component I gives MQIELKKLEKYIDIYDIFRILKKENNNKIAFLDSSLKNKYGRYSIIGIDPYLELKENNKKFYINDVLSEENFEEYLAKFLKENKQENNSILPLISGGIVYFSYDYGRKFENIATRHKKDLDIPEAIVTFYKTYIVEDIEKQEIYISYQDKKDYDNLVNLLEKTNLEKENLVKKNSLANFKSNFEKEEYLKAIKNTIDYIIEGDIYIMNLTQRLMIESQKSPLEVFSYLRKFNPAPFSAYLDFQDFQLVSASPERFIKMKDRLIETRPIKGTRKRGATEEEDLALKNELANSEKDKSELLMIVDLERNDLNRICELKSVVVDELFEVETYSTVFHLVSTIRGKLRKDYDFIDLIRATFPGGSITGAPKIRAMEIIDELENSRRDAYTGSIGYISFNGDCDLNIVIRTAIHKDNKYYLGVGGGITCESELDFEYEETLQKAKAILEALC, from the coding sequence ATGCAAATAGAGCTTAAAAAATTAGAGAAATATATTGATATTTATGATATTTTTAGAATATTAAAAAAAGAAAATAATAACAAAATTGCTTTCTTAGATTCTTCATTAAAAAATAAATATGGTCGTTATTCAATAATTGGTATAGATCCTTATTTAGAATTAAAAGAAAATAACAAGAAATTCTATATAAATGATGTATTAAGTGAAGAAAACTTTGAAGAATATTTAGCTAAATTTTTAAAGGAAAATAAACAAGAAAATAATTCTATACTTCCTTTAATTTCAGGAGGAATAGTATATTTCTCTTATGATTATGGTAGAAAATTTGAAAATATAGCCACAAGACATAAAAAAGATTTGGATATTCCTGAGGCTATAGTTACATTCTACAAGACTTATATAGTTGAAGATATAGAAAAACAAGAGATATACATATCTTATCAAGATAAAAAAGATTATGATAATTTAGTAAATCTTTTGGAAAAAACTAATCTAGAAAAAGAAAATCTAGTAAAGAAAAATAGTCTTGCAAATTTCAAATCTAATTTTGAAAAAGAAGAATATTTGAAAGCTATTAAAAACACTATAGACTATATAATTGAAGGGGATATCTATATAATGAACTTGACTCAAAGACTTATGATAGAAAGTCAAAAATCTCCTTTAGAAGTCTTTTCATATCTAAGAAAATTTAATCCTGCTCCTTTTTCTGCATACTTAGATTTTCAAGATTTTCAACTTGTTTCTGCCTCGCCTGAAAGATTTATAAAAATGAAAGATAGACTAATAGAAACAAGACCTATAAAAGGAACTAGAAAAAGAGGAGCTACAGAAGAAGAAGATTTAGCTTTAAAAAATGAATTGGCTAATTCTGAAAAGGATAAGAGTGAACTTCTTATGATAGTGGACTTGGAAAGAAACGATTTAAACCGTATCTGTGAGTTAAAATCTGTTGTTGTTGATGAGCTTTTTGAAGTGGAAACATATTCAACTGTTTTTCATTTAGTTTCAACTATAAGAGGAAAACTTAGAAAAGACTATGATTTTATAGATTTGATTAGAGCAACTTTCCCAGGAGGATCAATAACAGGTGCTCCTAAGATAAGAGCAATGGAAATAATAGATGAATTAGAAAACTCAAGAAGAGACGCTTATACAGGTTCTATAGGTTATATTTCATTCAATGGTGATTGTGATTTAAATATTGTTATTAGAACAGCTATTCATAAGGATAATAAATACTATCTTGGAGTAGGTGGTGGAATCACTTGTGAATCAGAATTAGATTTTGAATATGAAGAAACTCTACAAAAAGCTAAAGCTATATTGGAGGCTCTATGCTAA
- a CDS encoding anthranilate synthase component II, whose product MFLMIDNYDSFVYNLVSYFLEENIEMEIIRNDLVDLKHIEDLIKQDKLEGIIISPGPKSPKDCGLCNEIVKNFYKQVPIFGVCLGHQIIGYTFGAEVKKGKSPVHGKVHKIKTSSSNIFKDLPKELNVTRYHSLVVEKEHLLEEFNIDAETEDGVLMALSHKKYPLYSVQFHPEAVLTEYGHEMLRNFLDLAREWRIKNANRA is encoded by the coding sequence ATGTTTCTTATGATTGATAATTATGATTCCTTTGTATATAATCTTGTGAGTTATTTCTTAGAAGAGAATATAGAGATGGAAATTATTCGTAATGATTTAGTAGATTTAAAGCATATTGAAGATTTAATTAAACAAGATAAGTTGGAAGGAATAATAATTTCTCCAGGTCCTAAAAGTCCAAAAGATTGCGGACTTTGTAATGAAATCGTTAAGAATTTTTACAAACAAGTCCCTATATTTGGAGTTTGTCTAGGACATCAAATAATAGGTTATACCTTTGGTGCAGAAGTGAAAAAAGGTAAAAGTCCTGTTCATGGTAAGGTGCATAAAATTAAGACTAGTTCTTCAAATATTTTTAAGGATCTTCCTAAAGAATTAAATGTAACAAGATATCATTCTTTAGTGGTTGAAAAAGAACATCTACTTGAAGAATTTAATATTGATGCTGAAACTGAAGATGGAGTTCTTATGGCTCTTTCTCATAAAAAATATCCTCTATACTCTGTACAATTTCACCCAGAGGCAGTTTTGACTGAATATGGTCATGAAATGCTTAGAAATTTTTTAGATTTAGCTAGAGAATGGAGGATTAAAAATGCAAATAGAGCTTAA
- a CDS encoding diaminopimelate epimerase produces MKLDFIKINPAGNITILIDNFNIYDKDIAKISEELMREDNLHAEQVGFIKDNHLQMMGGEFCGNASRAFASLLAFRDKTFSKQKIYRITCSGEDEILAVDVREGQAENSFLAKIKMPKFKSLEEIKIDNYKLGLVKFSGIDHFIFDVAENKEDNFEKVIDSVKNYLSDKDFSAFGIMFFDRENLSMKPYVYVKEVESGIFENSCASGTTALGYYLKKYKNLDRGKIVQPNGWLEYIIENDEIYIDGSVEIVAEGKVYIEKERG; encoded by the coding sequence ATGAAACTTGATTTTATCAAAATTAATCCTGCTGGAAATATTACTATACTTATAGATAATTTTAATATCTATGATAAGGATATAGCTAAGATATCTGAGGAACTTATGAGAGAAGATAATCTCCATGCGGAGCAAGTTGGTTTTATTAAAGACAATCATCTTCAAATGATGGGCGGAGAATTTTGTGGTAATGCAAGTAGAGCTTTTGCTTCTCTTTTGGCCTTTAGGGATAAAACTTTTTCAAAGCAAAAAATCTATAGGATAACTTGTTCTGGTGAAGATGAAATTCTAGCTGTCGATGTTAGAGAAGGTCAGGCTGAAAACTCTTTTTTAGCTAAAATTAAAATGCCTAAATTTAAAAGTTTAGAAGAAATTAAAATAGATAACTATAAATTAGGTCTTGTTAAATTTTCTGGTATAGACCACTTTATTTTTGATGTAGCTGAAAATAAGGAAGATAATTTTGAAAAAGTCATAGATTCAGTTAAAAATTATCTATCAGACAAAGACTTTTCTGCTTTTGGTATAATGTTCTTTGATAGAGAAAATCTTTCTATGAAACCCTATGTCTATGTCAAAGAAGTTGAAAGTGGAATATTTGAAAATAGCTGTGCTTCAGGAACAACAGCATTGGGATATTATTTAAAGAAGTATAAAAACTTAGATAGAGGTAAGATTGTTCAACCTAATGGTTGGCTAGAATATATTATTGAAAATGATGAGATATACATAGATGGTTCTGTTGAAATTGTGGCAGAAGGTAAAGTGTATATAGAAAAGGAAAGAGGTTAA
- a CDS encoding YiiX/YebB-like N1pC/P60 family cysteine hydrolase yields MKNFKIKIAILLSLILFTACSNIPGGPYEKKSDFTWRKVNEETFITNLEPGDIVIKEKEVNPIGMFGHVAIMINERTLFDYPKFGYKSYYIDINFWLEDGRDILVLRYKDMTDEFREKLIKNMKKYFGKSYSISSNRENTDAFYCSQYIWYVYYITAKEMGFELDLDSNGGNFVFPYDFINSPYLEIVNIEKY; encoded by the coding sequence ATGAAAAATTTCAAAATAAAAATAGCTATACTTTTAAGTTTAATTCTTTTTACAGCTTGTTCTAATATTCCTGGTGGCCCTTATGAGAAGAAGTCAGATTTTACTTGGAGAAAAGTAAACGAGGAAACTTTTATTACTAATTTAGAACCTGGTGATATTGTAATAAAAGAAAAAGAAGTCAATCCCATAGGTATGTTTGGGCATGTTGCAATAATGATTAATGAAAGAACTCTTTTCGATTATCCCAAGTTTGGTTATAAGTCTTATTACATAGATATAAATTTTTGGCTTGAAGATGGGAGAGATATCTTAGTTCTTAGATATAAGGATATGACAGATGAATTTAGAGAAAAACTTATAAAAAATATGAAGAAATATTTTGGTAAGTCATACAGTATAAGTTCTAACAGAGAAAATACTGATGCTTTCTATTGCTCACAATATATTTGGTATGTCTACTATATAACTGCTAAGGAAATGGGCTTTGAATTAGACTTAGATTCCAATGGTGGAAACTTTGTTTTCCCTTACGATTTTATTAACTCACCTTACCTAGAGATAGTTAATATAGAAAAATACTAA
- a CDS encoding ATP-binding protein, translated as MDYTSREKYINKIKALINKPIIKILTGMRRSGKSSLLHIIKDEILKNIADENKIYINFETSMLLGINNAYSLLEYLKSLLEDIEGKVYFFFDEIQIVDGWKEVISDLKLNRDCDFYLTSSNAKLISNTSLSEEYVEFEIQPFTFSEFKKTFENMELSKENLFYKFIQLGGLPFLKYFDLDETPSFEYLNDIYNTVLVKDVLQYNNIRDVDLFNHIFSYVIANVGQSFSASSIKTYLKNKNKNISVDTILNYLEYCNIAFLIKKVPRYDVLSKKTLKIDEKYYLTDHGFRQATGCPITQDIERILENIVYIELLSRGYEVKVGKVKDKEINFIAKKEKDLSYYQISYKIRDEKTRERIFETYNLVTDNFPKYVLSMDHSNFSQDGVIHKNIIDFLLEDEGVK; from the coding sequence ATGGATTATACTAGTAGAGAAAAATATATCAATAAAATTAAAGCACTTATAAATAAACCTATTATAAAAATATTAACTGGAATGAGAAGATCTGGAAAATCATCTCTTCTTCATATAATAAAAGATGAAATTTTAAAAAATATAGCTGATGAAAATAAAATATATATCAATTTTGAAACTTCAATGCTTCTTGGCATTAATAATGCTTACTCTTTATTGGAATATTTAAAATCTTTGTTAGAAGATATTGAAGGTAAAGTCTATTTTTTCTTTGATGAAATTCAAATTGTTGATGGCTGGAAAGAAGTTATCAGTGATTTAAAACTTAATAGAGATTGTGATTTCTATCTAACAAGTTCAAATGCAAAGTTAATTTCAAATACTTCTCTATCTGAAGAATATGTTGAGTTTGAAATTCAGCCATTTACTTTTAGTGAATTTAAAAAGACTTTTGAAAATATGGAGCTATCAAAAGAAAACTTATTCTATAAATTTATTCAATTAGGTGGACTCCCATTCTTAAAGTATTTTGACTTAGATGAAACACCTAGTTTTGAATATCTTAATGATATCTATAACACAGTATTAGTAAAAGATGTCTTACAATACAATAATATTCGTGATGTTGACTTATTCAACCATATTTTTTCCTATGTCATTGCAAATGTGGGACAAAGCTTTTCAGCTAGCAGTATAAAAACATATTTAAAAAATAAAAACAAAAATATTTCTGTGGATACTATTTTAAATTATTTAGAATATTGTAACATAGCTTTTCTAATTAAAAAAGTTCCTAGATATGATGTCCTAAGTAAAAAAACTTTAAAAATAGATGAAAAATATTATCTGACTGATCATGGTTTCAGACAAGCAACAGGCTGTCCTATTACACAAGATATTGAAAGAATACTAGAAAATATCGTATATATCGAGCTTCTTTCAAGGGGATATGAAGTTAAAGTTGGAAAGGTAAAAGATAAAGAAATTAATTTTATTGCTAAAAAAGAAAAAGACTTATCTTATTATCAAATTTCGTATAAAATAAGAGATGAAAAAACAAGGGAAAGAATTTTTGAAACTTATAATTTGGTAACAGATAATTTCCCTAAATATGTTTTATCCATGGATCATTCTAATTTTAGTCAAGATGGAGTAATCCATAAAAATATCATAGATTTTCTATTAGAAGATGAAGGTGTCAAATGA
- a CDS encoding ATP-binding protein, whose protein sequence is MIIERKQYLNELIKKQDNGRIKIITGIRRCGKSYLLFKLYKDYLLSNGVKEEQIIEMALDEIDNIKYRNPFELNDYIKSKISKNKKYYIFIDEIQFSKPVKNPYIPDSDEEITFVDTLLGLMKNENLDIYVTGSNSKMLSKDILTQFRDRGDEIHIFPLSFAEFYDAYKDKNLAWRDYVVFGGMPYILNLETFEEKSAYLKNLFEETYIKDIIERNKIQNSSDILDILLNFISSAIGSLTNPLKLSNRFLSENKISISHNTISKYLSYFEESYILYSAKRYDIKGAKYFTTPLKYYFADIGLRNARLNFRQVEETHIMENIIYNDLIRRGYNVDVGVVEYTQTKENKNKKIQLEVDFVVNRGNIRYYIQSALALSSEEKREQEINSLKRIDDSFKKIVVVKDDIIPRYDEQGIYYIGVKDFLLTDSIFEN, encoded by the coding sequence ATGATAATTGAAAGAAAACAGTATCTTAATGAATTGATAAAAAAGCAAGACAATGGAAGAATAAAAATTATTACAGGAATAAGAAGATGTGGAAAATCTTATTTGTTATTTAAATTATATAAAGATTATTTGTTAAGTAATGGTGTAAAAGAAGAACAAATTATTGAAATGGCACTTGATGAAATAGATAACATCAAGTACAGAAATCCATTCGAGTTAAATGACTACATAAAAAGTAAAATAAGTAAAAATAAGAAATATTATATTTTTATTGATGAAATTCAATTTTCAAAACCAGTAAAAAATCCATATATTCCTGATTCTGATGAAGAAATAACTTTTGTTGATACTTTACTTGGACTTATGAAAAATGAAAATTTAGATATTTATGTTACAGGTAGTAATTCTAAAATGCTTTCAAAAGATATATTGACTCAATTTAGAGATAGAGGAGATGAAATTCATATCTTTCCTCTATCATTTGCTGAGTTTTATGATGCTTATAAAGATAAAAATTTAGCTTGGCGTGATTATGTTGTATTTGGTGGAATGCCTTATATTTTAAATTTAGAAACTTTTGAGGAAAAGAGTGCTTATTTAAAAAATTTATTTGAAGAAACTTATATTAAAGATATTATTGAAAGAAACAAAATTCAAAATAGTTCAGATATATTAGATATTTTACTTAATTTTATTTCATCAGCAATAGGTTCTCTTACAAATCCTCTAAAACTTTCAAATAGATTTTTATCTGAAAATAAAATAAGTATATCTCATAATACTATTTCTAAATATCTTTCTTATTTTGAAGAATCTTATATATTATATAGTGCTAAAAGATATGATATAAAAGGAGCAAAATATTTTACAACACCCTTAAAATATTATTTTGCTGATATCGGACTTAGAAATGCAAGACTTAATTTTAGACAAGTGGAAGAAACACATATTATGGAGAACATAATTTACAATGATTTAATTAGAAGAGGTTATAATGTTGATGTTGGTGTAGTTGAATACACTCAGACAAAAGAAAATAAGAATAAGAAAATACAATTAGAAGTTGATTTTGTTGTTAATAGAGGTAATATTAGATATTATATACAATCAGCTTTAGCATTAAGCAGTGAGGAAAAAAGAGAGCAGGAAATAAATTCTTTAAAAAGAATTGATGACTCATTCAAAAAAATAGTTGTTGTAAAAGATGATATTATTCCAAGGTATGATGAACAAGGAATATACTATATTGGGGTTAAAGATTTTCTTTTAACAGATAGCATATTTGAAAATTAA